A stretch of Aerococcaceae bacterium zg-252 DNA encodes these proteins:
- the smc gene encoding chromosome segregation protein SMC codes for MYLARVEMTGFKSFADKTVIEFDQGMTAVVGPNGSGKSNLSEAIRWVLGEQSAKSLRGSKMEDVIFNGTQDRKAVNLAKVTLVLNNEDRYLDYDFSEISITRSYNRNGESHYYINNESVRLKDIVDLLLDSGLGKNSFAMISQGKVESIFLNKPEERRAIFEEAAGVQKYQYRKIEAERKLTKSSDHLSRVKDIIHELETQLKPLKKQRETALKYQELQAELSDLEISLYTHQITQNRQSWINAKEQLVQVNEVIDTSKAKVAETSSAIYVTQSKLDQLLETLDYDNEMYQEAVRHLEQTKAKLQMLEQEIQYTKANADDKSVQFEAQLQQHEQLQEQLSKIVADISISEKEVESLQSSIKQLKLSQKSIDGLSDEQIEQLRNDLIEFYQQEARANNQAQQALSQQTYHENRLSQSLAKYELSNDTVSKRQTQLEQTEKELAQQETLFQAHQVQHQQLTQQWQDIQRQREQLQQALFQHERQQHALEAKVQSLKQMQEDYAGYFGGVRAIMKNADSIKGIDGTVADLIHVEPVYQVAIDTALGGALQHIVVADDAAARRSIQFLKQERAGRATFLPRPHIKPRYLNDAFLTQARQYDEFIGTAVDIVSFDERDRAIIQNLLGSTIVMKSVEQAQKLAVQLNHQVRIVTLDGEILMPGGSISGGRQKQQQHSMLSRQTELDQAIKALAAANQLKAEQEAKWQKIQQDDEQIRRQGEESRQQLSQYEQTISVLQREVNQLSQEVKQATNEQIILKDEINQSEQAIKESLAEQQNANALAAKMKQDIENANQLLEQLNVSQSDRKQQLNEITLQLQSLTTQEAVKATELRQLQMQKGQLTEQLQQLSDFIQHHQQTNATDVQQLSQLEENKVALEAAIEQLSLNLTTQQQQIEQHRQNRSEMNHALRELESNQQEEQVVVQDYYQRQAKLQAQIEKFEELIDNHLNYLNEMYQLSYEAAIEKAVVVESFKEVNAKVKTLRKAIDALGPINLSAIEDYDALNERYQYLLEQQEDLLLAMAQLQSTMDEMDAEVIKRFSEAFNQINQQFKKTFKALFAGGEAALELTDPNNLLTTGVDIIAQPPGKRKQNLALLSGGERAFTAIALLFAILETKPVPFCILDEVEAALDDANVWRYGEYLQHFTENTQFIVITHRKGTMEHADVLYGVTMERSGVSKLASVRLSEAKEM; via the coding sequence ATGTATTTAGCACGTGTTGAGATGACAGGATTTAAGTCATTTGCAGATAAGACAGTTATTGAATTTGACCAAGGTATGACGGCTGTTGTTGGACCAAACGGAAGTGGAAAGAGTAACTTATCAGAAGCGATTCGTTGGGTGTTAGGTGAGCAATCTGCTAAAAGCTTGCGTGGGTCTAAAATGGAAGACGTCATTTTTAATGGGACGCAAGACCGTAAAGCCGTCAACTTGGCAAAAGTGACTTTGGTGCTGAATAATGAAGATCGCTACTTAGATTATGATTTTAGCGAGATTAGTATTACACGAAGCTATAATCGAAATGGCGAAAGTCATTACTATATCAATAATGAGTCAGTGCGTTTAAAGGACATCGTGGACTTATTACTTGACTCCGGTCTTGGAAAAAACAGTTTTGCGATGATTTCTCAAGGTAAAGTGGAAAGTATTTTCTTAAACAAACCAGAAGAAAGGCGAGCAATCTTTGAAGAGGCTGCTGGTGTACAAAAGTATCAGTATCGAAAAATTGAGGCCGAACGGAAATTGACTAAATCAAGTGACCATTTAAGTCGTGTCAAAGATATTATTCATGAATTAGAAACTCAATTAAAACCACTTAAAAAGCAACGTGAAACAGCGTTGAAATATCAAGAATTACAGGCAGAATTGTCAGATTTAGAGATTTCATTATATACGCATCAAATTACACAAAATCGACAATCTTGGATTAATGCGAAAGAGCAATTAGTGCAAGTGAACGAAGTGATTGATACATCGAAAGCAAAGGTGGCTGAAACGAGTTCAGCCATTTATGTCACACAGTCTAAATTAGACCAATTGCTAGAAACATTGGATTATGATAATGAAATGTATCAAGAGGCAGTGCGACATTTAGAGCAGACCAAAGCAAAATTACAAATGTTAGAGCAAGAGATACAGTATACTAAAGCAAATGCTGATGATAAGTCTGTACAATTTGAAGCACAGTTACAACAACACGAACAACTGCAAGAGCAATTATCCAAAATTGTAGCAGATATTTCAATTAGCGAAAAAGAAGTTGAGTCACTTCAATCGTCAATCAAGCAATTAAAATTGTCACAAAAAAGTATCGACGGCTTGAGTGATGAACAAATTGAGCAATTGCGTAATGATTTAATTGAGTTTTATCAGCAAGAAGCTCGTGCCAATAATCAAGCACAACAAGCGTTGAGTCAACAAACATATCATGAGAATCGTTTAAGTCAATCATTGGCAAAATATGAATTATCTAATGATACAGTTTCTAAGCGTCAAACACAATTAGAACAGACCGAAAAAGAGTTGGCACAACAAGAGACCTTGTTTCAAGCACATCAAGTCCAACATCAACAATTGACACAGCAATGGCAAGACATTCAACGTCAGCGTGAACAGTTACAACAAGCATTATTCCAACACGAACGTCAACAACATGCTTTAGAGGCAAAAGTTCAGTCATTAAAGCAAATGCAAGAAGATTATGCAGGTTATTTTGGTGGTGTGCGTGCCATTATGAAAAATGCCGATAGCATTAAAGGAATTGACGGAACGGTTGCTGATTTAATTCATGTCGAGCCAGTCTATCAAGTTGCGATTGATACGGCATTGGGTGGTGCGCTACAACATATTGTGGTAGCTGATGATGCAGCTGCACGTCGTAGTATTCAATTTTTGAAACAAGAGCGAGCAGGGAGAGCAACCTTTTTACCACGACCACATATTAAACCACGTTATTTAAATGACGCATTTTTAACTCAAGCACGTCAGTATGATGAATTTATTGGAACGGCAGTTGATATTGTATCCTTTGATGAACGTGACCGAGCGATTATTCAAAATTTACTTGGTTCTACGATTGTCATGAAGTCAGTAGAGCAAGCTCAAAAATTAGCTGTGCAATTAAATCATCAAGTGCGTATCGTGACATTAGACGGCGAAATTTTAATGCCAGGTGGTTCGATTAGTGGGGGTAGACAAAAGCAACAACAACATTCTATGCTAAGTCGTCAAACAGAGTTAGACCAAGCGATAAAAGCACTTGCAGCAGCAAATCAGTTAAAAGCCGAACAAGAAGCGAAATGGCAAAAAATTCAACAAGATGATGAACAGATTCGTCGTCAAGGTGAAGAAAGTCGTCAACAATTATCGCAGTATGAACAGACGATTTCTGTCTTGCAGCGTGAAGTGAATCAGTTGAGCCAAGAAGTTAAACAGGCTACCAATGAGCAAATTATTTTAAAAGATGAGATTAATCAATCGGAACAAGCGATAAAAGAATCATTGGCAGAACAACAGAATGCCAATGCACTAGCAGCGAAGATGAAGCAAGATATTGAGAATGCCAATCAATTATTAGAGCAATTGAATGTATCGCAATCAGATCGTAAGCAGCAATTGAATGAAATAACGCTGCAATTACAAAGTCTGACCACGCAAGAAGCTGTCAAAGCTACTGAATTACGTCAGTTACAAATGCAAAAAGGGCAGTTAACTGAACAATTACAGCAGCTATCAGATTTTATTCAGCATCATCAACAAACGAATGCGACTGATGTGCAACAATTATCACAATTAGAAGAAAATAAAGTAGCTTTAGAAGCAGCAATCGAGCAGTTGAGCTTGAATTTAACGACACAACAACAACAGATTGAACAACATCGCCAAAATCGTAGTGAAATGAATCATGCATTACGTGAATTGGAGTCCAACCAACAAGAAGAACAAGTTGTGGTTCAAGATTATTATCAAAGACAAGCGAAACTTCAAGCACAAATTGAAAAATTTGAAGAATTGATTGATAATCATTTAAATTATTTGAATGAAATGTATCAATTAAGCTATGAAGCAGCCATTGAAAAAGCAGTTGTTGTAGAATCATTCAAAGAAGTGAATGCTAAAGTCAAAACATTGCGTAAAGCCATTGATGCACTTGGCCCAATTAATTTATCAGCGATTGAAGATTATGATGCGTTAAACGAACGTTATCAATATTTATTGGAGCAACAAGAAGATTTATTATTGGCAATGGCACAATTGCAATCGACGATGGATGAAATGGACGCAGAAGTGATTAAACGTTTCAGCGAGGCCTTTAATCAAATTAATCAACAATTCAAGAAAACTTTTAAAGCATTATTCGCTGGAGGAGAGGCAGCACTTGAATTGACAGACCCTAATAATCTATTAACGACAGGTGTCGATATTATTGCACAACCACCAGGTAAACGAAAACAAAATTTAGCACTCTTATCCGGTGGAGAACGTGCCTTTACAGCAATTGCGTTGTTGTTTGCGATTTTAGAAACTAAGCCTGTACCATTTTGTATTTTAGATGAGGTGGAAGCAGCGTTGGATGATGCGAACGTATGGCGTTATGGTGAATATTTGCAGCATTTTACGGAGAATACGCAATTCATTGTGATTACGCACCGTAAAGGAACTATGGAACATGCGGATGTCTTATATGGTGTCACAATGGAACGTTCCGGTGTTTCCAAATTAGCATCAGTTCGATTGAGTGAAGCAAAAGAAATGTAA
- a CDS encoding YegS/Rv2252/BmrU family lipid kinase produces MNKRLYLIANPMSGSGKGQEVLQEVQFTLNSLNIAHISFITEYAGHAVEIVKQICAKNSNPNSFDVFVIGGDGTLHEVVNTFIQCGIRPALTVIPAGTGNDFARTWQHGMTTREIIDSYLLYHSIQSIPIFSYTDVQQQKSDIVINNLGIGFDGTVIHYAKSLPKHSPLKRFANGKFSYIFCAFMSIFKLENFDTLLTINQQQEMLNDCQLVCVMNSPFFGGGVQLSQKIKPEDKTISILVFQQVGLKQLIKYLWQVIVKKQEPNSKYVKYFSGTHAEIMIEQAIYSQVDGELRQKNPNHLVFTVDEYPFYLPKEV; encoded by the coding sequence ATGAATAAACGTCTTTATTTAATTGCCAATCCCATGTCTGGTTCTGGTAAGGGGCAAGAAGTATTACAAGAAGTACAATTCACTCTAAATTCATTAAATATTGCACATATTTCGTTTATTACTGAATATGCTGGGCATGCCGTTGAAATAGTTAAACAAATTTGTGCCAAAAATAGTAATCCGAATAGCTTTGATGTATTTGTTATCGGTGGTGACGGTACATTACATGAAGTAGTGAATACTTTTATTCAATGTGGTATTCGACCAGCATTAACAGTAATTCCAGCTGGTACGGGAAATGACTTTGCAAGAACATGGCAACATGGCATGACGACACGTGAAATTATTGATTCTTATTTACTTTATCATTCGATTCAATCAATTCCGATTTTTAGCTATACAGATGTTCAACAGCAAAAATCAGACATTGTTATCAATAATCTTGGTATTGGTTTTGACGGAACAGTGATTCATTATGCAAAATCACTACCAAAGCACTCACCACTCAAACGTTTTGCGAACGGAAAATTTTCTTATATTTTCTGTGCGTTCATGAGTATTTTTAAATTAGAGAATTTCGATACTCTCTTAACGATCAATCAACAACAAGAAATGTTAAACGATTGCCAATTGGTTTGTGTGATGAATTCCCCATTTTTCGGTGGTGGTGTTCAATTATCACAAAAGATTAAACCAGAAGATAAGACAATCAGTATTCTTGTCTTCCAACAAGTTGGTTTAAAGCAATTAATCAAATACCTATGGCAAGTCATTGTAAAAAAACAAGAGCCTAATTCGAAATATGTTAAATATTTTTCCGGAACACATGCTGAAATTATGATTGAGCAAGCCATTTATAGTCAAGTTGACGGTGAATTGCGTCAAAAAAATCCGAATCATCTAGTATTTACAGTTGACGAATATCCTTTTTATTTACCTAAAGAAGTATAA
- the rlmD gene encoding 23S rRNA (uracil(1939)-C(5))-methyltransferase RlmD, whose protein sequence is MKRIETPTEVLQVQIERINEKGFGYAHYIHPPKRGSQGKHLHLNIPYTVPGDVVQVTVPNASGRKKATLDYDAIIKPSPIRNLSIPEDEEVTGGTPLIYMDYQAQLEYKENLVKNFLADKGFDTDVVKPIVGMDNPNRYRNKMELSFGANNALGMHQQGNFRNVIDMKDSYIAPEIMIEVKQIIQSWQHKHQISGYEKETQTGVLRHLLMRHSIKTKELMIVIYATVSPSEYADQIEELKQTLIATFPNLTSLQWIVNVTSLERLFADEKHLLHGREYMLDQLNGFDYRIWPDTFFQVNPVQAEKMVQIAMEMADVQSDMRILDLYCGVGTFSLPLAKACDELAGIEIVESSILSARRNASDNAIDNTTFFVNDAKNGLRTLNDDWGMPDMLLINPPRSGAGGKVMRAIGRFGTEKIIYVSCSPKSLAEDLVSLLPFGYQLKEVVPVDQFPHTNHVECVCLLTKAHN, encoded by the coding sequence ATGAAACGAATTGAAACACCAACTGAAGTATTACAAGTACAAATTGAACGCATTAATGAAAAAGGTTTTGGCTATGCACATTACATTCATCCACCCAAAAGAGGGTCACAAGGTAAGCACCTGCACTTAAATATTCCATATACTGTTCCGGGAGATGTCGTACAAGTTACTGTTCCCAATGCCAGTGGTCGTAAAAAAGCGACATTAGATTATGATGCCATCATCAAACCAAGTCCGATACGGAATTTATCAATTCCAGAAGACGAAGAAGTAACTGGTGGGACGCCTTTAATTTATATGGATTATCAAGCCCAGTTAGAGTATAAGGAAAATCTTGTTAAAAACTTTTTAGCTGACAAAGGATTCGATACAGATGTGGTAAAACCAATTGTCGGAATGGATAATCCTAATCGCTATCGCAATAAAATGGAATTGAGCTTTGGGGCAAACAATGCATTAGGAATGCACCAACAAGGTAATTTTCGCAATGTTATTGATATGAAAGATTCCTATATTGCACCTGAAATTATGATTGAAGTCAAACAAATTATTCAATCATGGCAACACAAACATCAAATTTCAGGATATGAAAAAGAAACCCAAACTGGTGTCTTACGTCATTTATTGATGCGTCATTCGATTAAGACAAAAGAATTAATGATTGTGATTTATGCGACAGTCAGTCCGAGCGAATATGCTGACCAAATTGAAGAATTGAAACAGACATTAATTGCGACTTTTCCTAATTTGACCAGTCTACAATGGATTGTCAATGTCACATCGCTTGAACGTCTGTTTGCTGATGAAAAGCATTTGTTGCATGGTAGAGAGTATATGCTAGACCAGTTAAATGGTTTTGACTATCGTATTTGGCCAGATACTTTTTTCCAAGTGAATCCTGTTCAAGCTGAGAAAATGGTGCAAATTGCTATGGAAATGGCTGATGTTCAATCGGATATGCGTATACTTGATTTATATTGTGGTGTAGGAACATTTAGTTTACCACTGGCTAAGGCATGCGATGAATTAGCTGGTATTGAAATTGTCGAGTCTTCAATTCTATCGGCACGTCGTAATGCGTCGGATAATGCGATTGATAATACAACATTCTTTGTCAATGATGCCAAAAACGGTTTGCGTACATTGAATGATGATTGGGGTATGCCAGATATGTTATTAATCAACCCACCACGTAGTGGTGCTGGTGGTAAAGTTATGCGAGCAATTGGACGTTTTGGCACTGAAAAAATTATTTATGTATCATGCAGTCCGAAATCACTCGCTGAAGATTTGGTGAGTTTATTACCATTTGGGTATCAGTTGAAAGAAGTGGTGCCAGTGGATCAGTTTCCGCATACGAATCATGTGGAGTGTGTATGTTTGTTGACTAAAGCTCATAATTGA
- a CDS encoding ATP-dependent RecD-like DNA helicase → MSEVLIVGQLDAIYFENPTNLYKVIRVMVDDELTEVLTHSEIVCTGQFATLHYDTMYEFYGNFTTHPKFGEQFSVTRYQQMAPTSEKGLVDYLSSDRFKGIGGVLAQRIVDQLGMDAIELIIQDGDVLKSIKGITSQKQQDLREALLKFQGTERVFMQLSEWGFTPKFADKIYQKYKSAAIEKIKENPYQLIEDVEGIGFSKADLLAEMLGIEPDSLDRIVAAYYTVILEHCYQNGDTYLLESISRQQTQKLLESARPYLISDELMNLALDKAIMEKKLVRILEGLMIPSLYFAEIGIAERLYKHIQYAQIEQFEESVIDEAIQEVIETTGIQYDQQQQQALKFAMQSPCSIITGGPGTGKTTLVKGLIALHSILHEYELSSITKYGDFQPILLAAPTGRAAKRMNEMTDLPAQTIHRMLGYTRDSNVEEFSSSVELEGNLLIVDEMSMVDTWLMNWLIQAIPYQMQVVFVGDRDQLPSVGPGKVFNDLIASQSIPTIKLEKVYRQGQDSSIISLAHEIRQGKIPADLLDKQIDRSFIPCAPNQVVDVVRQIVEQAKKKQYDSTNMQVLAPMYKGPAGINQLNEQLQVIMNPAKKGLREITYFEQTFRVGDKVLQLVNNAEADVYNGDIGKIVAIFNKNETESNVEEVLVEFEQRELTYKRSDLDQLTLAYCCSVHKAQGSEYPLVILPLVDLHSRLLRKDLLYTAVTRAKQRLVLVGNPNSFVKAATSATEPRATFLKDMIQLKMKNQVKKGVEFVAENEPIADETVSEVAESSVATLVKTDVSAEKETIDVLTEDTIWSIDPMIGMDGISPYDFM, encoded by the coding sequence TTGAGTGAAGTGCTTATTGTAGGACAGTTAGATGCGATTTATTTTGAAAATCCGACCAACTTATATAAGGTAATTCGTGTCATGGTTGATGATGAGTTGACGGAAGTTTTAACTCATTCGGAAATTGTTTGTACAGGGCAATTTGCCACCTTGCATTATGATACAATGTATGAATTTTATGGCAATTTTACAACACATCCTAAATTTGGTGAGCAATTTTCAGTGACACGCTATCAACAAATGGCTCCCACTTCTGAAAAAGGTTTAGTCGATTATTTATCAAGTGACCGTTTTAAAGGGATTGGGGGAGTCTTAGCACAACGTATCGTTGACCAATTAGGAATGGACGCAATTGAACTGATTATTCAAGACGGCGATGTATTAAAGTCGATAAAAGGTATAACCAGTCAAAAGCAACAGGATTTACGTGAGGCTCTACTGAAGTTTCAAGGAACTGAACGTGTTTTTATGCAGTTGAGCGAATGGGGATTCACTCCAAAGTTTGCTGATAAAATTTATCAAAAGTATAAGAGTGCGGCGATTGAGAAAATTAAAGAAAATCCATATCAATTAATTGAAGACGTAGAGGGGATTGGTTTTTCTAAGGCAGATTTGTTAGCAGAAATGCTAGGCATTGAACCGGATTCACTCGACCGTATAGTAGCAGCTTATTATACGGTGATTTTAGAGCATTGTTATCAAAATGGTGATACTTATTTATTGGAATCTATTAGTCGTCAGCAAACACAAAAATTATTAGAGAGTGCACGACCGTATTTGATTAGTGATGAGTTGATGAATTTGGCTTTGGATAAGGCGATTATGGAGAAGAAACTCGTTCGGATACTCGAGGGTTTGATGATTCCAAGTCTATATTTCGCTGAAATTGGGATTGCAGAACGTTTATATAAGCACATTCAATACGCACAAATTGAACAATTTGAAGAAAGTGTTATCGATGAGGCAATTCAAGAAGTTATCGAAACCACAGGTATTCAATATGACCAACAACAGCAGCAGGCATTGAAATTTGCAATGCAGTCACCTTGTTCGATTATTACTGGTGGACCAGGTACAGGGAAGACTACTTTAGTAAAAGGATTAATTGCCTTACACTCGATTTTACATGAATATGAGCTATCTTCTATAACGAAATATGGCGATTTTCAGCCGATATTATTGGCTGCACCTACTGGACGAGCAGCAAAACGTATGAATGAGATGACTGATTTACCAGCTCAGACGATTCATCGAATGTTAGGCTATACTCGAGATAGTAATGTGGAAGAATTTTCTAGCAGTGTTGAACTTGAGGGAAATTTATTAATTGTCGATGAGATGTCAATGGTCGATACTTGGTTAATGAACTGGTTAATTCAAGCGATTCCGTATCAAATGCAAGTGGTATTTGTAGGCGACCGAGACCAATTGCCGTCAGTTGGCCCAGGAAAAGTGTTTAATGATTTAATTGCCAGTCAAAGTATTCCGACGATTAAATTGGAGAAAGTCTATCGTCAGGGACAAGATAGTTCCATTATTTCCTTAGCACACGAAATCCGACAAGGAAAAATTCCAGCTGACTTATTAGACAAACAAATAGACCGTAGCTTTATTCCTTGTGCACCGAACCAAGTAGTTGATGTCGTGCGTCAAATTGTGGAGCAAGCTAAAAAGAAACAATATGACAGCACTAATATGCAAGTGTTAGCACCGATGTATAAAGGCCCTGCTGGGATTAATCAGCTGAATGAGCAGTTACAAGTTATTATGAATCCAGCGAAAAAAGGATTACGAGAAATTACTTATTTTGAGCAGACATTCCGAGTAGGGGATAAAGTATTACAATTGGTTAATAATGCTGAAGCTGATGTTTATAATGGTGACATTGGTAAAATTGTAGCGATTTTTAATAAAAATGAAACAGAATCGAATGTTGAAGAAGTACTGGTTGAATTTGAGCAGCGAGAATTAACATATAAACGTTCCGATTTAGACCAGTTGACTTTGGCTTATTGTTGTTCGGTACATAAAGCACAGGGGAGTGAGTATCCTTTAGTTATTTTGCCACTGGTTGATTTACATTCACGATTATTGCGTAAAGATTTATTATATACGGCAGTCACAAGAGCGAAACAGCGACTTGTATTAGTAGGAAATCCGAATAGCTTTGTAAAAGCAGCAACGAGCGCTACTGAACCACGTGCGACATTTTTAAAAGATATGATTCAACTGAAGATGAAGAACCAAGTTAAAAAAGGTGTTGAATTTGTAGCTGAAAATGAGCCGATAGCTGATGAAACAGTTTCGGAAGTAGCTGAAAGCAGTGTGGCTACTTTAGTGAAAACTGATGTTTCAGCTGAAAAAGAAACTATTGATGTCTTAACGGAAGATACAATTTGGTCGATTGACCCGATGATAGGTATGGACGGTATTTCGCCGTATGATTTTATGTAA
- a CDS encoding zinc-dependent alcohol dehydrogenase family protein: MKAYTYIGPGDAQFIEKEKPVILKPTDAVVRMTKTTICGTDLHIIKGDVPAVQSGTILGHEGVGIVEEVGEAVTNFKKGDKVLISCVCSCSKCYYCKKGIYAHCEDEGGWIFGHLIDGTQAEYLRVPHADATLYHTPEGLSDEALTMLSDILPTGYEIGVLKGKVTPGCNVVIVGSGPVGLAALLTAQFFSPAKIIMIDLDDNRLETALSFGATHAINSANVEEAIQKVFELTDNRGADVAIEAVGIPATFDFCQKVIAIDGTIANAGVHGKPVEFDIDRLWIRNINVTTGLVSTNTTPQLLQALSANKIQPEKLVTHYFKLSEIEKAYEIFGKASEHNAIKVIIENDISPVE; the protein is encoded by the coding sequence ATGAAAGCGTATACTTATATTGGACCAGGAGATGCACAGTTTATTGAGAAAGAGAAACCAGTTATTTTAAAACCAACAGATGCAGTTGTTCGTATGACAAAAACAACTATTTGTGGTACTGATTTGCACATCATTAAAGGAGATGTTCCTGCTGTACAAAGTGGTACTATTTTAGGACACGAAGGTGTTGGTATTGTTGAAGAAGTTGGTGAAGCAGTTACAAACTTCAAAAAAGGTGATAAAGTTCTTATTTCATGCGTATGTTCTTGTAGTAAATGTTACTATTGTAAAAAAGGTATTTATGCACACTGTGAAGACGAAGGTGGTTGGATTTTCGGTCACTTAATCGACGGAACACAAGCAGAATACTTACGTGTACCACATGCAGATGCTACTTTATATCATACACCAGAAGGATTATCTGACGAAGCATTAACTATGTTATCAGATATTTTACCAACAGGATATGAAATCGGAGTTCTTAAAGGTAAAGTGACACCTGGTTGCAACGTTGTTATTGTTGGTTCTGGTCCAGTTGGTTTAGCAGCATTGTTAACTGCACAATTCTTCTCACCAGCGAAAATTATTATGATTGACCTTGATGATAACCGTTTAGAAACAGCATTATCATTTGGTGCAACTCATGCTATTAATTCTGCAAATGTTGAAGAAGCGATTCAAAAAGTATTTGAACTAACTGATAATCGTGGTGCTGACGTAGCGATTGAAGCAGTTGGTATTCCAGCAACATTTGACTTCTGTCAAAAAGTAATTGCGATTGACGGTACAATTGCGAATGCTGGTGTACACGGAAAACCGGTAGAATTTGACATTGATAGATTATGGATTCGCAACATCAATGTGACAACAGGTTTAGTATCTACAAATACAACACCACAATTATTACAAGCATTATCAGCAAATAAAATTCAACCAGAAAAATTAGTAACACACTACTTCAAACTAAGTGAAATTGAAAAAGCGTATGAAATTTTTGGTAAAGCAAGCGAGCATAATGCAATTAAAGTAATTATCGAAAACGATATTTCACCAGTTGAATAA
- a CDS encoding DUF2871 family protein, with protein sequence MKKLVRTSTVYAVLGTAAAVFYLAFTKQHHFEGTSLLSSLYLFIFALGTVFHLLLAVLEKLFTLSQHKLFNIFYWILNCGIILSSLVMLGKGMITVTGGQRSSLLAAMTGMSHTVTLVAGVLFFLIINQLMTKEN encoded by the coding sequence GTGAAAAAATTAGTTAGAACATCAACAGTCTATGCCGTACTAGGAACAGCTGCAGCTGTCTTCTATTTGGCATTTACTAAACAACATCATTTTGAGGGCACTTCATTATTGTCATCTCTTTATTTATTTATTTTTGCTTTAGGAACAGTTTTCCATTTATTATTAGCAGTATTAGAGAAATTATTTACATTATCTCAACACAAATTATTTAATATTTTTTATTGGATTTTGAACTGTGGCATTATTTTATCTTCATTAGTTATGTTAGGCAAAGGCATGATTACTGTAACAGGTGGTCAAAGAAGTAGTTTATTAGCTGCGATGACAGGTATGAGTCACACTGTTACCTTAGTAGCCGGTGTATTATTCTTCCTCATCATCAATCAATTAATGACAAAAGAAAACTAA